A window of the Cystobacter fuscus genome harbors these coding sequences:
- a CDS encoding ArnT family glycosyltransferase, with protein sequence MASTGAQQEPQSLTEAVLGKGIHQEPWARRWMALEPSWRVALATAAFAALLFVPYLGAVGLWDPWETHYGEVGREMVQRRDYVFPYWENAWFFSKPPLTMWMQALGMQVVGSLRSEGALGLYTEWGMRLPFALLSITAVALLALAVARVVGTRAGLATGFIVATMPLYFLLTRQTVTDTPFVTTLMCAMACALIGQLDDKTRHRAAWWYAFYVFAGLSTLAKGLLGVGLPAVILILYALFAVIPYDGASLNAHLRWLLERGFRAEVRAGQRPMPVLWAQMYTMKLGTGILVFCAVAVPWYLVLCLFDGVDDESKLFWYRFFIHDHLNRLSAGVHTTTPGGTFVYFIEQGGFAIFPWVALVPGAFAVVSRLRPRSRDKREHLALIAVLWVAFSFTLLASSATKFHHYVFPVLPGLGILLALFVERLWEEGISEHPVSLVFGFILFLLVGHDLANHPKDFTDLFVYNYDRPYPMELVTKPIAMFASRPLWVGDLLTLVLLAVGAYLALGVLLPKSGASPTARATAWLSLALGVAFFVPMATRGSVPATPLVGGALILVGVWVAWQASRAGAESRTGLWCFSVLLLLVGGGALARGVTAPVSADGLLKSLSEPVNVKMALGFTFTVAGGLAVVACLLRARVMLYGTFWALAAGFALWFNWGHWVDLSHHWTQRDLFWRYYAQRKPDEPIAAYLMNWRGETFYSRNTVKQIRETPKLRPFVEQPGREWALVEHNRLGILRQNAGTDKVVTVVDRDINNKFVLVTID encoded by the coding sequence GTGGCGAGCACCGGAGCGCAGCAGGAGCCCCAATCCCTCACCGAGGCCGTTCTCGGCAAGGGCATTCACCAGGAGCCGTGGGCCCGCCGATGGATGGCGCTGGAGCCCTCGTGGCGCGTGGCCCTGGCGACGGCCGCCTTCGCGGCCCTGCTCTTCGTGCCCTACCTGGGCGCGGTGGGCCTGTGGGATCCCTGGGAGACGCACTACGGCGAGGTGGGCCGCGAGATGGTGCAGCGGCGCGACTACGTGTTCCCCTACTGGGAGAACGCGTGGTTCTTCTCCAAGCCGCCGCTGACCATGTGGATGCAGGCGCTGGGCATGCAGGTGGTGGGGTCGCTGCGCTCCGAGGGCGCGCTGGGGCTCTACACGGAGTGGGGCATGCGGCTGCCCTTCGCGCTGCTGAGCATCACCGCGGTGGCGCTGCTGGCGCTGGCGGTGGCGCGGGTGGTGGGCACTCGCGCGGGGCTGGCCACCGGGTTCATCGTGGCCACCATGCCGCTCTACTTCCTGCTCACGCGGCAGACGGTGACGGACACGCCCTTCGTCACCACGCTCATGTGCGCGATGGCGTGCGCGCTCATCGGCCAGCTCGACGACAAGACGCGGCACCGCGCCGCGTGGTGGTACGCCTTCTACGTGTTCGCGGGCCTGTCCACCCTGGCCAAGGGGCTGTTGGGCGTGGGTCTGCCGGCCGTCATCCTCATCCTCTACGCCCTCTTCGCCGTCATCCCCTACGACGGCGCGAGCCTCAACGCGCACCTGCGCTGGCTGCTGGAGCGCGGCTTCCGCGCCGAGGTGCGTGCCGGACAGCGCCCCATGCCGGTGTTGTGGGCGCAGATGTACACGATGAAGCTGGGCACGGGCATCCTCGTGTTCTGCGCGGTGGCCGTGCCCTGGTACCTCGTGCTGTGCCTCTTCGACGGCGTGGACGACGAGAGCAAGCTCTTCTGGTACCGCTTCTTCATCCACGACCACCTCAACCGCCTGAGCGCGGGCGTGCACACCACCACGCCGGGCGGCACCTTCGTCTACTTCATCGAGCAGGGCGGCTTCGCCATCTTCCCCTGGGTGGCGCTGGTGCCGGGAGCCTTCGCGGTGGTGTCGCGGCTGCGCCCGCGCTCGCGGGACAAGCGCGAGCACCTGGCTCTCATCGCCGTATTGTGGGTGGCCTTCTCCTTCACCCTGCTGGCCTCCTCGGCCACCAAGTTCCACCACTACGTCTTCCCGGTGCTGCCGGGCCTCGGCATCCTGCTCGCCCTCTTCGTGGAGCGGCTGTGGGAGGAGGGCATCTCCGAGCACCCGGTGAGCCTCGTCTTCGGGTTCATCCTCTTCCTGCTCGTGGGCCATGACCTGGCCAACCACCCGAAGGACTTCACCGACCTCTTCGTCTACAACTACGACCGGCCCTACCCGATGGAGCTCGTCACCAAGCCCATCGCCATGTTCGCCTCGCGCCCGCTCTGGGTGGGGGACCTGCTCACGCTGGTGCTGCTGGCCGTGGGCGCCTACCTCGCGCTGGGCGTGCTTCTCCCGAAGTCGGGTGCCTCGCCGACCGCGCGCGCGACGGCGTGGCTGAGCCTCGCGTTGGGTGTGGCCTTCTTCGTGCCCATGGCCACGCGCGGCTCGGTGCCGGCCACCCCCCTGGTGGGCGGGGCCCTGATCCTCGTGGGTGTCTGGGTGGCCTGGCAGGCGTCGCGGGCCGGGGCGGAGTCGCGCACGGGGCTGTGGTGCTTCAGTGTCCTGCTCCTGCTGGTGGGCGGTGGGGCCCTCGCGCGGGGCGTGACGGCCCCGGTGTCCGCGGACGGACTGCTCAAGTCCCTGTCCGAGCCCGTCAACGTGAAGATGGCCCTGGGCTTCACCTTCACGGTGGCCGGCGGCCTGGCGGTGGTGGCCTGCCTGCTGCGCGCGCGGGTGATGCTGTACGGCACCTTCTGGGCCCTCGCGGCCGGCTTCGCCCTCTGGTTCAACTGGGGGCACTGGGTGGACCTGTCCCACCACTGGACCCAGCGCGATCTGTTCTGGCGCTACTACGCCCAGCGCAAGCCGGACGAGCCCATCGCCGCCTACCTGATGAACTGGCGCGGGGAGACGTTCTACTCGCGCAACACGGTGAAGCAGATCCGCGAGACGCCCAAGCTCCGGCCCTTCGTGGAGCAGCCCGGCCGCGAGTGGGCACTCGTGGAGCACAACCGGCTGGGCATCCTTCGTCAGAACGCGGGCACCGACAAGGTGGTGACGGTCGTGGACCGCGACATCAACAACAAGTTCGTCCTGGTGACCATCGATTGA